The Waddliaceae bacterium sequence TTGGTAACATTGAACGCCTCCCTCTCAAGAGGGGATTTCCTATTCCAAACCTCGGAGATGTGACGCTCGCTCTCAAGCCATCGATATACGTTAGACCTTTTTTTCTTGGCGTCGATAATGTCGCCAGTAGGGATGAAATCGTTGGGGTCGTAACGCGGAAATGAAGCAAGAGCTAAAATCTCGCCATTGTTGGGGTCCATGGCGATGATAGCACCGCCTTTTATCCACGGCTGATCGAGATTCTTGTGCGTCCCCTCAAAGACGTCATAGTAGATGCTCTTGCCTTCGCGGATCTTCTCATTATGGGCAAGAAGCTCCTCGGCATACTCCTGAAGCTCGGAAGATATAGTAAGGACAAGACGCTGCCCAGGAATAGGGTCGCGAGAGCCGGGAAGCTCACGAAGAAATGTTCCGCGAGCGTCGGAATAGAACGTCTTCTTGCCACGGAAACCACGAAGATTCTCGTCGTAAACGCTCTCGACGCCAGACTTCCCAACATAGTCGTTGATAGTATATGCCCGCTCCTCAAGAGTCTTAAGACGATGACGTACTTCCTCCGACGATGAAAGATTTTTGGGAAGTATAGACTCAAGGCCGTTGTCCTCGTCGGCGATATACCCCTCAAGGTCTTTTATCTCGGCAACGACATCATTATACTCCTCGCGGCTTATCGCACCCATATAGCCTATGACGTCAGAAGCTGAACGCCCACCAGGATACCAACGCTTGGGAACACGCTCGGCATGAAGGCCAGCCCAGCTCTTCTCGAGCATCTTAAGACGAAAATACTGCTCCTCGGTGATGTCTTCTTTTATCACAAAAGGGACGTTAGGCAATAGCGCCGCCTTGGAATGTATGAGATCTTCGACGCGATGCTCGTCAAGGTCGAGCTCCTCAGCAAGAATAACAGCAAGAGAAGTAATATGCTCCTTGCGGGCATAACACTTAACCGTCGTGCCTTCAGTATCGCGTTTCCTAGTAATACGGGGAATCTCGCGGATCTGCGAATAAAAAATGGCAGCATTGTATTGCATCTTGTTGATGGCAAGAGGAATATTGAACCTGTCGCGGATGGTTCCACGCTCGGCACGCTCGATGATAGTACGGCGCTGTGGCTTGCGCGCCGATTCTACACGAGTGTCATGCTGGATGACAGCAAGATGCCATACACGGAAGACGATTACAACCATGATGATAAGGACTACATTCAAAGCACGGTTCGCCTTGGCAGGAATAGAAAGAATAGAGGGCTTTTTTAAGGTTCTTCGTTTTTTTTTCATAAAAAATAATGTAATGTCAAGATACTAGGACTATAAAAGGCAGCCTTTTTCTTGTAAATGTTATAAAACTCCTTGAAAAAAAGATGGGATTGAAGCATAATAATATGGTTTTTACGCGCCTGTAGTTCAATGGTAGAACAGTAGCCTTCCAAGCTACGTGTGTCAGTTCGATTCTGATCAGGCGCTTTTTGTGGGGAAATTCGCAAAAATACAGATATTCAACGATTAACCAAGACCGAAATCTCATCGCAAAGATGGGATGCCGATAAAAACAAGGAGGAACAAGGCTTGGCACATGTAACAATAAAGGAATTACTAGAAGCAGGAACACACTTCGGACACCAAAAGCGCCGATGGAACCCTAAGATGAAACCATATATCTTAGAAGAGCGCAACGGGCTATATATCATAGACCTAGCGAAGACCCTTCAGCAGATACGTACCGCCGTCGATGTAGTAAAAGATGTCGTCGCACAGAAGAAATCTATACTCTTCGTAGGGACGAAAAAACAAGCGAAAAAAGTCGTCCGCGAATGCGCCGAAGAATGTGACGAATATTACGTCTGCGAAAGATGGCTCGGTGGAATGCTGACAAATCTTAAAACAATACGACAGTCGATAAAAAAACTAGAGACTATTGAAGAACAACTCGAAGCCGGCGACGAAAGCGGGCTTAAGAAAAAAGAATTGTCGTTGTTAGCAAAACATCAGCAAAAACTCAACAGAAACCTCTCAGGTATCAGAGAAATGAAGAGGATGCCAGGACTCCTTATCGTCGTCGACCCAGGATGTGAACACATCGCCGTCGCCGAAGCCAATAAGCTAGGAATCCCTGTAATGGCGTTCATCGACACCAACTGTAACCCCGACCCTGTAAAATATGTCATCGCAGGAAACGACGACGCACTAAAAAGCGTAAGACTCGTAATAAAGACCTTGGCAGATGCAGTAACAGAGAAAAAAGATGAAATTAACGCCGCCTCAATGAAAGGCGACGAAGAAAACACTGCAGAATCAAAGAAACTTCCAGAAGAACTCCCAGAAAAACCTCCCGCTGAAAAACCAGCAGAGGAAGAGAAACTTCCTGTAGAAGAAAAACCTCTAGCAGAAGAAGTGCTTCCTAAGGAAGAAACTAAAACAGAAGAAAAAGCGGAGTAAGAATCAATGGTAGAAATTACAGCACAAATGGTTAAAGAGCTACGACACCGTAGCGGTGTAGGAATGAGTAAATGCAAAGAAGCATTAAAAGATTCCGATGGTAGCATGGAAGCCGCTATAGCATATCTCCGCAAGGCCGGTATGGCGACAGCAATTAAAAAAGAAGGACGCGAAGCTAAAGAAGGACTCATCGGAATAGCAGAAAATGACGATGCCGTCGTTCTCGTAGAGATCAACGCAGAGACTGACTTCGTAACAAAAAACGATAACTTCAAAGATTTCCTTAGCAACATCGCTGCAGAGATAGCATCGACGCGCCCAGCAGATCTCGAAGTTTTTGCTACACAAAAATATTCGCAAGACTCTTCTATGACAATAGAAGAATACAGAGCTTCTATAGTACAAAGCATCGGCGAGAATATCAAGATCAAGAGATTTACGATATTAGAGAAAAAACCCGAAGCTTCAGTAGGGGTGTATTCGCATATGCGTGGTAAAATCGTCGCCATAGTAGAAATCGAAGGCGCCGCAGAAGAACAAGGCCTCGCAAAAGACCTCGCTATGCAGGTCGCCGCCGAAGCCCCTGACTACCTCGCTGTTGTAGACATCCCAGAAGACGTGAAAAGCCATGAAGAAGACATCGCCCGCGGACAAGTGAAGAATAAGCCGGAAAATATAATAGAGAAAATTGTTGAGGGCAAATTGAAGGCGTTCTATAATCGTGTTTGTCTGATGAACCAGCAGTTTATCAAAGATGGTGACTTCACCGTCGCCAAATACGTTGAAAAACATGGCAAAGAGATAGAGAAACCGTTAACAGTAACACGTTTCATCCGCTGGTCTATTGGATAATTCGATAACCAACATCCCTGAGGAGAACGATGGGAAAAGATCACGAATATAAAAGGGTTTTGCTCAAAGTATCGGGCGAAGCCCTTGTAGGTTCTAAGGATTCCGGCGTCGATATCGACGTCTGTAACGCCGTAGCACACTCCATAAAAGAACTCCACGATAGCGGAAAAGAAGTCGCTATAGTCGTTGGAGGAGGGAACTTCTTCCGCGGAAGTACCGGAGTGTCACTGCAGGGAATGAACCAATCTGCAGCAGATAACATCGGCATGCTCGCCACAATAATAAACGGACTACTTCTGAAACACTCCCTAGAAGAAAAAGGGTGTGAGGTGCGTGTTATGAGCGCTCTAGAATGCCCCAAAGCTGTAGAACCATTCATCAGAGAAAAAGCAATACAACACCTCGAAGCAAGACGTATCGTTATCTTCGTAGGAGGTACCGGCAACCCATTCTTCACAACAGATACCGCTGCAGCGCTGCGCGCCGGAGAGATAGAGGCACAGCTTCTTATCAAAGCGACGAAAGTCGACGGTATATACGACAAAGATCCCAATAAATATGACGACGCTGTGAAATATGAAACTTTGACGTATTCACAGGCGATAGAAGAAAAATTAAAGATAATGGATCTTACAGCTTTCACGCTTTGTATGGAGAACAAGATCCCTATATTTGTATGTGATATATTCGAAGATAATGGTATTGTCGCTATGATAGAGAATTTTTCATTAGGAACAATAGTTAAAGGAGAATAATAAGGAGAATAATTATGGCAGAGATAGTAGAAACAGCAGAAAAAAAGATGGAAGATGCCGTCGAACATCTTAAAGTAGAGCTTAACAACATAAGGACAGGAAGGGCGAACCCAGCGATGCTCGATAGTGTCATGGTAGAAGTTTATGGCACGAAGATGCGCCTTCGCGACGTTGCTACAATATCTTCGCCAGAATCTCGGCAGCTTCTCATCACACCGTTCGACCAGGGAAATACTGGCGCTATAGGGAAACAAATAGAAGCAGAAAACTTGGGATTCCAGATCGTTACCGAAGGAAACCTTATACGTATCAGCGTCCCCGCTATGGATGAAAATGTCCGTAAAGAGATGGTAAAACAGTGCAAAAAGAAAGGCGAAGAGGGGAAGCTCAGCATAAGAAATGTACGACGAGAATGTAACGACTTCCTAAGAAAACATAAAGCTGACGGTGATATCTCCGAAGATATGGAGCGTACACACGAAAAAGAGGTGCAAGACCTTACAGATAAATATTGTAAGACGATAGACACAATCATCGCCGACAAAGAAAAAGAGGTTTTGGAAATATAGAACTTGAGAAAAAAGCGAAATAAAGATAGAATAGTCTTTCTTCGTTGAAGTTTCTCGGCCCCATCGTCTAGCCTGGCCTAGGACGCCGGATTTTCATTCCGATAACAGGGGTTCGAATCCCCTTGGGGTCAACAACGAAGACATTTAGTATGGGTCCTTAGCTCAGTTGGTTAGAGCACCTCCCTTTTAAGGAGGGGGTCGATGGTTCGAGCCCATCAGGACTCATACTTTTTTTTGCCATATTTTCTCGATCCCACTTCCCACTTCCCACTTCCCACTTCCCACTTCCCACTTCTTACTTCTTACTTCTTACTTCTTACTTCCTACTTCCTACTTCCTACTTCTTTTAAATTTCATAATCGCATCACCTCATAAGCACTAAGCGCAACTTTTTGTCCAGCCGATGGCGGGATCCGCTTGCGAAGGGCGCCAGTCATAAAGCGTCTCAACGAGGCACGAAACATGCTCCTATATCTCATCGCCATCGCGTAGCGATGGTGATGACGGCAGAGGCAAAGCAAAAAACGCAAGAGTATCGCTTGTGTTTTTTTTGCTTTGTCGTGGGTTTACAAAGGGCGTTGCCCTTTGTCGCGGATTGTCAAGGTCGCGGAGACCTTGACATTAGACCTTTCTTTACATCTATTGTTGTTTTTGGGTATAAATTCAGCTATCTATTAACTATAGGGGATGTCTATGAATGTCGAACGCCCATTAGAATGTTCAGGATGCAACAAACCGCATAAAGTTTTCTATACGCAGGTTGTCGGAGACAAAATACATCGTGTTGCGATGTGTGAGTCGTGTCCTTCTTTGCAGCACAAAAACCTCGACGCTGTCATCACTGTAGCGTCGACAGATAAAGAAGGCGCACAGGCAGAGCTATGTTGCGGGGCTTGCGGTACGACGCTAGAAGAGGTGCGCTGTGGAAGCCCGCTAGGGTGTGCAGGGTGTTATGATATCTTCGGCGACATCATTATTGCGGCGGCTTCTCCGAAGGGAAAAACTATACACAAAACTATGATGACACATATCGGCCGCGCGCTAGGAAAGACGGATAAGATGAAGCCCCTTATGACCCTAGTAGCTCTAAACGAAGCATTAGAAGAAACTTTGGGGCGTGAAGACTACGAGCAGGCGGCATGGATACGCGATCAGATAGAAGTCGTTAAAAAGAAAAAGGAAGAAGATCCTAATGCCGACGCCTCACATCTTCTAAAAAAAAGTAAGGTCAAGGCTCGCAGTAAAACTATAAAGGACAAGGGGATATAACCCGTGATTGCGATCTATCCTTTACCATAGAATTTTTGCAGTGGTACAGATACGAAGATGAAAGACGAGCGAATGTTAAAACATTCGCGAGGATAGAAGCAAAGTAGATGTGCTGCTGCAAAAAGAGATATGGTGAAGCCAAATATATAGCAAACGGGTAAATAAAAACAACAAGGAATAGCAAAGACTTAAGGTGTTTATCTTTAAGTAGCTAAAAAGCCTTGTTAGAGCTTTTAAAAAAGAAAAAAGACTTTGTTTTCTATAGCATCCATAGTGTCAGGCAATCTGGCTCATTTTACTCCTCGCGAATAGTTACAACTATTCGCTTGTCGTGCACTGAGCCACCTTACTTAACTCTATGGCGCTAAAGAAAAGATAGGTCGCAATCACGGGTATAAATATGTACGACGTCCTTAAAAACAACAACGCCTTTGGTAAGAATGACAACGATATATGGCTAGCATCGACACTTAAGCTATACAGAAATATCGAAGGGCATATGTTTCCGGGGAAGCTTGACGGCAAAAGCCTTCAGCAGATAGTAAGCCTTCTTGGTAAAGCTTTCGCTGACGAAAATCTTTTGAAAGGGGGACTTTTTCTCGGCGCCGAAGAGCTGGCGCCACTGCAGAAAGAATACCTTTACGAGCATTATATGTCGGCAGAAAGCTTTAATAGGATGAACATAGGCGAAGGATTTGTCATCGACAATACGGCATCGTTTTTGGCGACGATAAACATGAGAAATCATCTGCAGATGAGCCTTCTCGACAGCACCAGAGACCTCGGAGAGGCACTCAACAGGCTTGTTGCCATAGAATCCGCCGTCGGCGAAAAGGTTAAATATGCTTTCACAGAGAAATTCGGGTTCCTTACCGCTGATGCCTCACAGTGCGGTGTGGGCCTGAAAGTATATTCATATCTCCATATTCCTGCACTAATAAATACCGGGTCTTTCGAGGGGTTCTGCAAAAGAGAAGACAACGAAGATATCATCATAGAAGGCATTCAGGGAGGCCTTGACAAGCCCCTCACAGGCGATATCGTGAAAATCCATAACAAGAAAAATCTCGGCGTTACCGAAGAAAATATCATCAGCACAATACAGCGCTTTGTTATGAAAGTAGAAGTCGCAGAAAAAGACGTCAGAACCGCCGTAAAAAAAGACGATAATGCCGCCCTAAAAGACAAGATATCACGGGCGCTAGGGATAATGAAACATTCGTGCCAAATGCATACAACAGAAACACTTAGCCTCTTGAGCCTCGTAAAGCTCGGCGTAGCATTAGGATGGATAGAGGGTATCGATAACGCCACGATAAACGATGCGCTTTTCTGCAGCAGAAGAGCACACCTACACCGACATTATAATGGCAAAATTGATGTCAAAGACCTCGACACAAAACGCGCAGAATATGTCCACGATATCCTTAAGCCTGTGATTGCCACTTAACTTTTGTCATAGGGTTTTCACAGAGAAAAGCGGCGTAGGCACCTCTGTCGACTGCTATTACAACACCCACGCATTGCCATCGGTATCGACGACTTTATGAGTCGAGGACGTTCGCCCCAGAATATATAATGCGCTCACAGGCACTCACCAGCCCCAATTTCGAATGGAGCTCGCTTACGCTATGCCCTCAGCAAAGAAAGGCGATAGGATTATTCAATGATCAATGAACAATGAACAATGAACAATGTAAAATCTCCGCGGTAGTAAATCCTATTTCGAAAATCCTTCATAATACTGATAATTGATAACTGATAACTGATAACTGATAACTGATAACTGGTCACTGGTCACTGGTCACTGAGTCGCGCGTGCCCTACGCGTGTTAACGCGCGCGCAATGCGCGTGTTAATAGGGGATGCTATAGAAATTACTATAGGATTTAATTGACAAGGATTCCATAGATGTTGTATCTATGAAGGAACAGGAAAATATCGAGAAAGGTATACAACGAGAATGTTTCCGAGAAAACTGACAACGATCATTGCAATTCTTACGATGGGATGGATGCTTTTTCTCCCCACAGACGTTATGGCTATACCTCAAG is a genomic window containing:
- the rpsB gene encoding 30S ribosomal protein S2, giving the protein MKELLEAGTHFGHQKRRWNPKMKPYILEERNGLYIIDLAKTLQQIRTAVDVVKDVVAQKKSILFVGTKKQAKKVVRECAEECDEYYVCERWLGGMLTNLKTIRQSIKKLETIEEQLEAGDESGLKKKELSLLAKHQQKLNRNLSGIREMKRMPGLLIVVDPGCEHIAVAEANKLGIPVMAFIDTNCNPDPVKYVIAGNDDALKSVRLVIKTLADAVTEKKDEINAASMKGDEENTAESKKLPEELPEKPPAEKPAEEEKLPVEEKPLAEEVLPKEETKTEEKAE
- a CDS encoding elongation factor Ts: MVEITAQMVKELRHRSGVGMSKCKEALKDSDGSMEAAIAYLRKAGMATAIKKEGREAKEGLIGIAENDDAVVLVEINAETDFVTKNDNFKDFLSNIAAEIASTRPADLEVFATQKYSQDSSMTIEEYRASIVQSIGENIKIKRFTILEKKPEASVGVYSHMRGKIVAIVEIEGAAEEQGLAKDLAMQVAAEAPDYLAVVDIPEDVKSHEEDIARGQVKNKPENIIEKIVEGKLKAFYNRVCLMNQQFIKDGDFTVAKYVEKHGKEIEKPLTVTRFIRWSIG
- a CDS encoding UMP kinase is translated as MGKDHEYKRVLLKVSGEALVGSKDSGVDIDVCNAVAHSIKELHDSGKEVAIVVGGGNFFRGSTGVSLQGMNQSAADNIGMLATIINGLLLKHSLEEKGCEVRVMSALECPKAVEPFIREKAIQHLEARRIVIFVGGTGNPFFTTDTAAALRAGEIEAQLLIKATKVDGIYDKDPNKYDDAVKYETLTYSQAIEEKLKIMDLTAFTLCMENKIPIFVCDIFEDNGIVAMIENFSLGTIVKGE
- the frr gene encoding ribosome recycling factor, translating into MAEIVETAEKKMEDAVEHLKVELNNIRTGRANPAMLDSVMVEVYGTKMRLRDVATISSPESRQLLITPFDQGNTGAIGKQIEAENLGFQIVTEGNLIRISVPAMDENVRKEMVKQCKKKGEEGKLSIRNVRRECNDFLRKHKADGDISEDMERTHEKEVQDLTDKYCKTIDTIIADKEKEVLEI
- a CDS encoding protein arginine kinase, with product MYDVLKNNNAFGKNDNDIWLASTLKLYRNIEGHMFPGKLDGKSLQQIVSLLGKAFADENLLKGGLFLGAEELAPLQKEYLYEHYMSAESFNRMNIGEGFVIDNTASFLATINMRNHLQMSLLDSTRDLGEALNRLVAIESAVGEKVKYAFTEKFGFLTADASQCGVGLKVYSYLHIPALINTGSFEGFCKREDNEDIIIEGIQGGLDKPLTGDIVKIHNKKNLGVTEENIISTIQRFVMKVEVAEKDVRTAVKKDDNAALKDKISRALGIMKHSCQMHTTETLSLLSLVKLGVALGWIEGIDNATINDALFCSRRAHLHRHYNGKIDVKDLDTKRAEYVHDILKPVIAT